From Juglans regia cultivar Chandler chromosome 9, Walnut 2.0, whole genome shotgun sequence:
TGGACTGGTAGTTAGGAACTAAAGTTTGTGAGAGAGGTATGACCGATGCTGACAAAATTGTTGTCGACGTTCATGCCACTTTTAATTGCTGATCGGTATCTAAGTTACTATTTTAAAAAGCAGAACCATCCATCCCTCtagattatttaaaattaaatttataaattaatataattatatacaattgATTAGATTTATTTcacgataaaaataattttataatttaacgtatcagtaaattttatttttatgtatttaacaataatgttaaagtatttctctttctattttttttagacaCAGATCAGTTTGAGTTACAATATTCAGTATTATTTTGGGCTGATCTTGTTCAGGTTTTATAAGCTGCCAGCAAAGTTTGGTTCATGGCATTAATCTAGCTAGCTTGTTCATATCGTGGACTGGGCGTTTTGAAGGACAGTTGCCTAAAGTTCCAAGAGTGGAATGCTGGTTGAAAATTGattgtgtttaaatattaaattgagttgagttgagttgagatgataaaatattattagaatattattttttaatattattattattttaagatttgaaaaagttgaattgtttattatattttgtgttagaatttgaaaaaaattgtaatgatgagttgagatgaatttatgaTCCAAACGAAGTCACATCTCCCATATATAGTCGTGGCTAATATTTCTTTGAActaaaaacaggaaaaaaaaaaaaaagacatgttttctttgaaaatttgaagtttaaaagtagtaatgatattttaggctccgtttggatattgaaagtatttcatctcatctcatcattataatttttttaaatttctacacaaaatataataaacaattcaactttttcaaatctcataataataataatattaaaaaataatattctaataatattgtattcaattttcatctaaaaccatctcatcatccaaatcgcaccttaaagttatttttttcttaagtcGGTGAACATTGTACAATACACcatccacatcacttaaatgataagatttataatatttaaattttaaaatttatctttcaaatcaaattatgtcacgtaaaATAACTCATCATGTAGAGTAAAAACTTTAGGATAACAGTACTCTTAACAAATATGGTACGTAGTTGttgagttgtttttgttttaatgatcATCACGATCATGTTCTTGCTAGTACTACGCACCTCATCAAATTTGTTTCTGCATTACTACTActactctagctagctagcaccaTGCATGCAGGAAGAActtgaataaaatatgttaaGTATTTTCACTCTCGCATGCATCATGCAGGTCTTTCTTCTGTGTTTGTTGGCCGGGTGTAGCATCTGCTGGTTCAACACtgtatgttttgttctttgcaACAAAAACTTTCCGGCTAATCGACCCCTTGCAATCTCACTCACAGTAAGCTTCAATGGAGTAAGTGCAGCCTTGTACACTCTTGCTGCTAGTGCAATTGACTCCTCCTCTGATGCTCTCTATCTTCTTTTAAATGCCCTCCTTCCTCTGATCACTTCTATTGTATCACTAATCCCAATTCTCCGACAACCGCCTCTGGATCCCCTTCTTCCCGACGCCGTTCGCCGGGACTCCCTTATATTTCTGTTCTTGAATTTCTTAGCAGTCATCACCGGCATTTACCTTCTTCTCTTTGGTTCCTCTACCTCGGATACTACAGCAGCTCGTCTCCTTTTTAGTGGAGCCATTGCCCTCCTAATTTTCCCTTTGTGTATCCCTGGTGTTGTCTATGCTAAAGATTGGTTTCATCGCACCATTCATTCTAGCTTACGCCTTCAAGGCTCTGCATTCGTTCTTATTGATGCAGATGATCTTGAACTACATAAAGAGCTTCTTTCCCGTCAAGGTAGTAGTATTGTCCCTCTTGGAAATGGATCCTTCACTCACCCTTTAAACGAAAATAGAACTGTGGATTTGATCACCAGCCAGCAGAAAGCTGGGGAAGTTCAATGGTGTTGTAAGAGATTAATATACAAGGATCAGTTGGCAATCCTCGGGGAAGAGCACCCAGCACGAATCCTAGTACGAAGGTTAGATTTTTGGCTATACTATGTTACTTATTTTTGTGGAGGTACAATCGGACTTGTGTACAGTAACAATCTAGGACAAATAGCGCAGTCGCTGGGACAAAGTTCAGACACCACGACTCTCCTTACGCTCTATTCATCGTTCTCCTTCTTTGGCCGATTGCTTTCAGCTGCACCAGACTACATACGTGCGTAAGTAATCATGACAACTATTGCTTAACCAGTACTGCTTccttttaggaaaaaaaaaaaaaaaaaaagagggtaaAGATAGTTGGAAAAGAGATCAACATGGATCgaggatgtattttttttttttttaaggtagaTCAACAGCTAGACTCCATTAATTCATAAACGAGACATTACAACTTTAATATGAGATATAcagaatacaaattaattactgcttttaagactcttcaatgcataaatttttttgtgattgatATGGTCTAGTCCATTACTGTAACTCTTTACAAACAAACTATCTAAGAGACAATACTCTATCATACGTCAGATTTAACAAACCTCACATTCTGTCTCAAGACAGAATTAAACAACACCACTATTACCTGTGCAGGAAGTTTTATTTCGCAAGGACTGGATGGCTGGCCATTGCACTTTTGCCAACCCCAATTGCTTTCTTCTTGCTAGCAGCATCAGGCAGTGGGGAAGCACTGCATGTAGGCACTGCACTGGTTGGCTTGAGCTCCGGATTCATCTTTGCTGCTGCTGTATCAATTACATCAGAGCTTTTTGGACCCAACAGCGTGGGTGTCAACCACAACATTGTAATCACCAATATCCCAATCGGGTCTCTCGTATATGGCTGTCTTGCTGCTCTAGTTTATGATGCAAACATAAGCTCTGGTTTAGGGAACATAATGTCAGATTCGGATGATAAAGTATGCATGGGAAGGCAGTGCTATTTCTTGACATTCGTTTGGTGGGGATGCATATCAGTTCTGGGACTAGCTTGTAGTGTGCTGTTGTTCTTAAGAACCAAACATGCTTATGACCTTTTTGAACGGAACCGGATCATATCAGCACAAGAATATTAGTAAATTTTGCTTGATTAGAGGCATGCACGTACTTACGATGGTTCATGCTAGCAGACGGGGGTACGTATGAAAAGGCTCGAACCTGTACAGCCATATATCATCATTGTGTACTTGTATTCGGGtccttcaaaacaaaacaaaaaaaaaattcaaagaaaattgtttatctATGTATGTTACTAAGctagggggagagagagagagagagatctaagAGATGTTGACACTCAATGTTGGATGGAGTAGTACTGCCTCCTTTGGGAAAGTTTTTACCATAAATGACTTGAGGAAAtgaagaattattattattgattggTGTTCATGTATATGTAAGAATAGTTGtaaatttgggatattaatgCTTATGCAGGATTAATATAAGACTTGCATGGGTACGTAGTGCCTGGGAAGGTCCTGAGTGTCCTTAATTACCAGTTGGAGAAGTCTGTAAGGTAATCTCCAAATCGCAGTACGTAGCATGAAAGATAGTTCCTTACGTATGTTTTAAAAAAGGGATTAAACCAATGCAAGATCATTTGAAACTGGAATCTATGAGAGATGCAATTCCCATTTTTGTAACGTTTTTcaattgaataattttatttctgaaaGTCTTCATACCACACACGATCCGTatgacataatataatttgtaagatttatagATGATGCATGGAAACCCTTTAAAatgaatttcttaaaaaaaaagttgaagaatattttttggGAGCAAAAACTTCCATCTCATTTGAATAATCAAATGAGacgaaatgaaaattaaaaattaaataaaatattattacaatattatttttattttgagatttaaaaattagaattgtttattttattttatattaaaatttaaaaaaattataataattaaataagatgatttgtgtaatcaaacaatattatatatattcttctatttgggttttgatatatatatatatatatatattaacaaaactTCTTGGTCAAATAGTAGCATAAAAGTTCATTTAACCTAAAACTGCATACCTAATATTTCAGCTGCAGGTGGGCTTGGCCTTCTGAGAACTTTTGTAgagcaccaaaaaaaaaaaaacaataataatacagTAATCCTGATAATTCAAATCATTAAAGAATGATTGATCGTCCCTTGTTTGAGATAATAAGCCACTCGATTGAACGAGTAACATAACAAGTGCGACTTTAATTATGCAGTGTTATTGTGGATAACACTGAAATTATGCAATAATACTTTAtctttcaagtaaaaaaaaaaaaaaaaaaaaaaagccatcgAATTAGGCAGCAGTATTCACACTAATATGTCCATCCTTTGGGAAGAAAGATGTATTTGCTTTGTGCATCGATCAATCCAAAAGACAATGCAAGATCACTGATACACTATGTAGACCTCTTACTGTCCACAGCTTCCTTGAGTTTCCTCCCCAGGGCGTATGCTAGAGGAGGAGGTACAGCATTTCCAATCTGCCTGTGCTTGTGTTGGATATTACCAGCAAACTGGTAGCTATCTGGGAAACCCTGCAGTGGATTCAGTTCTTGAGTAACTTGTTTGAATTGTAAATTGTTAGCTTACTAAACCTTGTTATTACTGCCGTGCATGCATGTCCATATTCCCAAATATTTCTCAGAAGCCAGAATTACTAGGCTTACTTTCAGGAAGGAGTCAAAGGTTTCTTcaatcacattttctttttcctggcTTGAGAGCATAGATCTTTGACTTAATCACATCTTATAGTTAATTCAAATAAACTttaattcatcaaaattatttccttcccttttttgAAACCCACTCTTCTAGTTTTTTATCATGGCAATTAGTAAGACCAAAGGAGATGGAATTCTTCTTACTTGAGATCGAGCACATTCACGAACTGTGAGGATCCTGTCCTGATCGGGGTGAAAACACATCCCCACCTTACCCATTGGTTGAGGGTCTGTGATGGAAGTTGGGAAGTTCCCATCCCAATCCAACCTTCCAAACAGCCCCTTCCATTGATTGTGTCGCTTAGCTGTGTTTGGCAGGCACCATGGTATCAAATCAACAATTTGTCCAGTAGACAGTTTCACCTGCATTTTATTGAAATAGCATTTACAAAACTATTTAAGGCCAACACACAAAAGCAGTAGGCCAATAACAACCTCAGAACTCCAGTAGTTATGTTTGTACCTTTTCATCCGGAAGGTCATGCCAATCTGCACCAGGTCGCTTTGGAATTTTCTGACACCGAATGAGATTGAGCtcattcatttcttttgatATATGATCAGTCAAGACAGCCATATTCCCtcgaattttcttttgaaaccaTGAGGCAGGGTCATTTTCATACTGAGCAACAAAAAGTCAGAAGTCAGACAATCCATATTTGCTCTGGCTCAAGGCCAGTTATTAGTTAGAGTGAAGGTATACATAGATTGTATATTTCTACATTTCTTTTggtaaattatattaaatataccTCTAAATTTATCTTAGCGGCACCATTCCCTACAGCTGGGAGATCACCAATTGTATCTCTTACAGTTATTGCACGGAAAGGGGCTCCATTTGCAGTACTTCGGACTGCAGCATACTGCAAATTTCCTGACAATGTTACTCTCAACTCCGGGGCAGCAAAGACGTGCATTGGCTCTGGCCACTCTGGGAGCGTCTCTTCAGGGGAGGCTGCCCATATAAATGCACGTTTTCTTGACTGTGAAACACCATAAGCTCCAGCTTCCAGAATACCAAACCTCACCTTATacaaacaaaaccaacatcCATAAGATCCACCCAGACATGCAAACAGACGCAAACATATACCACTCAAATACAGATATGATCGActtatattttatgatatatatacatatattttttttttggcactaAGTGTCCAGAACAGCGTTCCAACTAATCTCGGGGGTATACTGGTCCTTGACAaagagtttcccacaagtgcaactcaagtaattcaagggaaaaatcacccaatccaatagatcctagagattatttgcacCAGTGGGATTCCAACCTTGAACCTTTACCACTTAAGCCAACTCCTaggggtttatatatatatatatatatatatatatatattatgcatgatGGTCCATTTACATATCTATGTGTAAAACACAAATGAATGTATGTatgcttaaaaaatatacaCCAGAAGTGATGCAATATCTACCTGATAACCCATCTCAAGGAGTGAGGAAAGAGTTAAACGAAATGTCTGTCCTTTATTGAAAGACACAAAGTTCCTCACATTCTCTAGAAGGAAGTACTTTGGCCTAAAGTAATCAGCAAAGGATAAGAATGCCAAGATCATTTCACACTGAACTTTACTCCAAGTGCTTTGATTGAACCTATTCATTCCCGAGAAACCCTGAAAGAAATGTGGCTTTCGTTAAGTTTCTTGTTGATAAAGGCTCAAAGGTTTATTACATATCAACAGAAACTGGAtaggaggaaaagaagaaaacatctGCACAAACCTGACATGGAGGTCCACCATTGATGAAATCCACTTGCCCTGGAAGTGGCAAATCATTAATCTCCTTCTCACTAAGAGCTGCAGCTAACTCTGCAGCTTCAGAAGTTGAGATACAGTCATCGGCATCCCCACACTTCTCCATCACAGCCCTGTAGTACAAAAGAATGACAGGTCACTCAAAAATTACAGAAGCGGGGTCAAAAGGAATTATGTCAACACGTTTGTTTACCTAAGAATCACGTTGCAGTTATTAATGAACATCACTGACTCTGGATGATTGAGTTTAAAGGCATCTCCAGCAGGTTCTTCATACTCAATTGCCCACTTGGTTAATGAGGCACCTGCATTGATGGATGACAATTAATGGAAAATCAAGAGGTGCTTTAATATAgcaattggaagaaaaaaatacattagaaaaaaagagattgagTTTACCAGACTGATGCAATCCCTCTGACAAGCCACCACAACCAGCAAATATATCTAATGTTGCCAACCGATTCTCCCAAGATGCTTCTCTTTGTTTCTCGTATTCTAAATCCTCCCCTTCTTTGCACTTGCCCTTTTTCTTTCTAGATGCAGCAACACCATCCACATCCCCAGTCGAGTATCTTAGTTTTATATGAGCTGGCAACTGTCccagagaaagaggaagaaaatttATACTCCAACAGAGTAAAGTTTTTTTGTACATCCAGTAAATGGTCTGGTAATATTACTTTCAGAAGTTGAagctattttaaaatcataaaataacacCATTTCCATGTATTGATCAAATTTGTAAATGAGATACAAGACGAGTGGAGAAATCCGGGTACCTGCTTGAGGGACCCTTTAGAAGGATCATACATATATTCACAGAAGAAAATGTGTTGGGAAATAGCAGGAGCAACGCATGCCAGAACATCATACTTCTTTCGGACTTCACATTTACCTTCTATATTTTCGATAGCCATAACATGTGTTTCTTCACTGAAGTAGACCTGACAATTTGCAAAATGAAAAAACCTTCAGAGAAAAGGTTACAAGAAATCAAGGATGGAAATGCAGGTGAATTCGTAAAACATTCACCaagaaaatcaaaaaattacaaagaaccTCATAGAGGTATTCCATGTACTTCAAATAACATGAGTTTCTTAAAGGAGCTCTTACTTCCTGAATGTCAGAGCAGTATGCCTTCTCAACTGAAATGTCTTCTGGTCTGAAAAATCTTCTAACTTTAACCTTTGTAGATTTATCTTCTAGTCTTTTAGCTTCACTTGTGACAATAATCTCCAGCACTTGGCACACAACATAAGGTTTCAAACCTACATTCCTTCCACTCTTGAAAGTTAGATGCTCCAGACTTTCCACTGCAAAGTTATGGGGGCTGACATAGATATAATCATGAACAGAGTACTCAGTTCCCCTGTACACGAAACCAGTCTGAcgtgaatttaatttaaaagtttccTTGTCCTCCTGTGCTTCTCTTATTTTGCAAGAGTGGCAAAAGCCTGACCCGAGACCCATAGTTTCATAGGGAAGACTAACAAAAGCACCTTTATCAGGATAATACAAGCTTTTACAGTAATATTCAAGTGGCAAcccctttctcttcctctcttctgcTCGTGCTCTGTCAATTTTATCAGCATTAGCATTATCCTTCCTATGTTGATGGCCCCATGGCACTAAGCGAACATCCACAACAACTGTCTGTTTAACATTCTCCAATCCCAGGGTCATGCACTCATTTGTCAGAAATAGCTCCCTCTCATTAGCAGCATTGCCAAGAACAGTCTGAGATCCTTGCTGCAAAATTCTTCCATGGAACATTTTGCTTCCATCTGATGCTTGAAACATGAATTCAACAAAATAGATAATGGGAAGGTCCAATGATTCATTTTCTTCCATTAAAACAGCACCCCCTACAGCAATTGCATCACCATGAACAATGGCTTTTTTATAACACATTTCACCAGTGGATGTTTTTCCGACAGACTTTCCATCCCAGCTTATTTCCTTATTCATAGAGCATAATTTAGTTGTTCTTGAGACTGTAAGAGGTTTCTGAGTTCCCTCTGAAAATAATATCTTATTCTCTTCacaatcatcttcttcattttcctcttGCTCCTCAACGTCTTCCTCGTCTTTCAAATCACAAGTAATTTCTTCTTGTAGATCATCTGGTGAGTAATTTGAATAGTACTCCCCCCAAATTCTGTTTATTAGTCTAGTTGTTGTAGCCTGCATAACCTTCCTCTTGGATTGCACAGGTGCCATTGCTGCTCTTGGATTCAAATTTGATTCAATCTTTTGCAatacctttttcttcttcaataaccATTTAGTATGATGTCTCTCCTCCATTTTCTTTGTAAGACCAATCACAAATGCACACCTTTTAATCTTCTCATCTGGAAATTCTGCAAATAGCTGCAGTATTATCTGTCCATGGACAACTACATATCTTTCAACAGCTGCTGGATCAGAAGAAACGTATGCCCAATGGTCCTTCTTGAACTCAGACAGTCTCTTGATGACATCTGCAAAAGAAAGTCGAGCAACTCGGCTCTGTTCCTTCAACAATGTGATGATACTTACAGCAAGCCTGGCTGTTCTCAAAACTGGTTCGTACCAACGAGCATACTGCTCTGATGGCTTACCAAGTCGATACCTAATGAAGATCAGAGAAATCAGACACACATCATTGACAtatatttcatgttattttgaattctttttcctttaatttttcccCTGCTCGAGCACAAAGCCAGAAAGCTATTCCTAAATCTTCCAAATGTGCATAGCTATTCATGAATAGCCcattaattttttgataagtatgaaTATCCCATTAATTGTAGCAAAACAGTTCTATAATTACAAATACTTGCAACATCAACACAACCTTTAGCATGAAATAATTTCCACATCCATCCATAATCATTCGTGAGTGTATCTCACTAGTTCATTAAAATTCCAAACCACATgtgcacacacacacccacagaATTAATTTCAGTCAGTAACTTCTAAAGCAAAAGATATGCAGTAGCTGGAAATTATCCCCACTGTTTAGTCAGAGAAAAGATGCATCATACCAGGCCATGTCTGTACGGATAGAAATGAAAACCATTGATGAACCAAATTCAATCATCCATTCCTTTATTGCACTTAAATAAATTGGAATCCCATCAGCATCCTGTGCTCTtgaaccacatgaagaagacTGACCAGGGTTGGCATCAAGACAAAATCCACTTCCATCATCAGAAGTCATAACCCCTGACCCAAAGATGGTGACATCAATATCTGTACACGGTTTCATTGGAAGAAGTTCCAAGGAAATTAACCTTGAGTCTGAATTGTAGAGTGACCAATTATGAAGCATGCTTCGAGGAAGTTCATCAGTGTCACATATCATATCACCGTCAAAAACTATGAACTCATCAGTTTCTTCTACAGAGTTCTTGTAATAAGCAGGCAGAGGGTAGTCATTGGCAATTTCATcttcattaatttttatgtagaaTTTGTTAGACGTATAGGAGAAACTCTGACTTTTCTTCTGCTTCATTGATTGCCAGTTCTCTTCTTCCTGCAAGAGCCTTGCTAACTTTAAATCTTCATTTTCCTCCACTGCAGATTTGGAAGAaccagatttattttttttatcttcatctcCTAATTTTGAACCAATTGTTAAACTCCCACCTGTAGTTGGTGCATTTGCTTGAGTAAAGCTTCCACGCTTGCTACTCTCATCTCTCAAGGCAGCAAGAACAGGCATCTCTGCAAATATCAGATCATTCTTCTTCGATGTCTCATCCAAACCTACCAATTGATTATAGATAAACTCACCCTGAGAAATGACAAAGTCCTTGATAGATGTTGCATAAGAAAAATGCTTGCTTCCACTCATTGAACGAACAACTCCAGCAAGCAACTCATCTAGACTGGAATCAGAGTTCCCTCCAGAAGACCTTCGCAGCTTTTTGTAAACCTCGACACAAGCACGTGCCTTTTCAAAGAAATGATCAAAAAATTTCTTGTAGCTACTTGCTGGTTTAAGGCAATCATAATCGGCAATGTCAGTTGAAAGCCATACCACTGGAGAACCATCTTCGTAACCAGAGATATCCCATGACTCTATCCGTCCAAAGCCTTCACATCTGACACCCTTTTCCttatccttttccttttccaaacTTGCTTCGAGAGGCAATATAAGACCTGAGATGTACATGTCGTCAACTTCCAACATCTCAAGGGGCTGTGGGGCACCGTTTTCATCATGCAAGACAAAATCAGTTAATCTTCTATTTGGCCGTCCATCATCTTGTCTAGAAGTCAAGCGTACAGCTAGAATCTCTTCATCAGCAAATTGATCCTTCTTTGTCTCAACGACACAAGACTTCTCACATATACGAATAGATCGCTCCTTGAAATCTCTACATGCAGAAGCTCGCTTCGGCATTTTCCTAGAACCAGTTGGCTCTTCACTACCCTGAGACACATTTcgcttcttttctttttggctaGTTGTAGCTGCCTTTTTAGTGCTAGAAATAgtgctcttttttttcttcattcctgagacaaaatatcacaaaaatctgTTGGAGAAAGACACCTTATCAACCAAAAGGGTGCACCTTCTTTTTTTGTCAAGTGCTGAAAGGGCACAGCTATAAAGTAAATTCAAACCAGAtgtcttagagcattggcattggattgtATATATCAACCAACTTGGGAATTTTTTACGTCCAACAACATCACAATGTCTAACACCATGACCATGCTGGTTTATTTAGCAAACAATTCAATGATTAAAGTgcatcaattaattatatgtacATGCATTTGATTGTGCATAAGGAAGACTCACATTGATGTTACCATCTAACCAAACCAAAAGAAGACCCGAGGTATACACATAAGAGCAAACCGTATCAAACAGAATTCATGAATTCAATTGTACTTGAGGAAGACCCAAGATAGACACACCTTGGCTCTTGGTATTGCAGCAGCCTTAAA
This genomic window contains:
- the LOC108991567 gene encoding protein NUCLEAR FUSION DEFECTIVE 4-like, whose product is MVGQSRKWMILVATIWIQAFTGTNFDFSAYSSAFKSVLGISQVQLNYLAVASDLGKAFGWSSGLALMYFPLWVVMFMAAFMGLAGYGTQWLVIRSIITLPYFLVFLLCLLAGCSICWFNTVCFVLCNKNFPANRPLAISLTVSFNGVSAALYTLAASAIDSSSDALYLLLNALLPLITSIVSLIPILRQPPLDPLLPDAVRRDSLIFLFLNFLAVITGIYLLLFGSSTSDTTAARLLFSGAIALLIFPLCIPGVVYAKDWFHRTIHSSLRLQGSAFVLIDADDLELHKELLSRQGSSIVPLGNGSFTHPLNENRTVDLITSQQKAGEVQWCCKRLIYKDQLAILGEEHPARILVRRLDFWLYYVTYFCGGTIGLVYSNNLGQIAQSLGQSSDTTTLLTLYSSFSFFGRLLSAAPDYIRAKFYFARTGWLAIALLPTPIAFFLLAASGSGEALHVGTALVGLSSGFIFAAAVSITSELFGPNSVGVNHNIVITNIPIGSLVYGCLAALVYDANISSGLGNIMSDSDDKVCMGRQCYFLTFVWWGCISVLGLACSVLLFLRTKHAYDLFERNRIISAQEY
- the LOC108991565 gene encoding DNA (cytosine-5)-methyltransferase 1-like, yielding MALAVDESGRPFMAIKEQEQKTGLGGLDAQKAKTSSGMKKKKSTISSTKKAATTSQKEKKRNVSQGSEEPTGSRKMPKRASACRDFKERSIRICEKSCVVETKKDQFADEEILAVRLTSRQDDGRPNRRLTDFVLHDENGAPQPLEMLEVDDMYISGLILPLEASLEKEKDKEKGVRCEGFGRIESWDISGYEDGSPVVWLSTDIADYDCLKPASSYKKFFDHFFEKARACVEVYKKLRRSSGGNSDSSLDELLAGVVRSMSGSKHFSYATSIKDFVISQGEFIYNQLVGLDETSKKNDLIFAEMPVLAALRDESSKRGSFTQANAPTTGGSLTIGSKLGDEDKKNKSGSSKSAVEENEDLKLARLLQEEENWQSMKQKKSQSFSYTSNKFYIKINEDEIANDYPLPAYYKNSVEETDEFIVFDGDMICDTDELPRSMLHNWSLYNSDSRLISLELLPMKPCTDIDVTIFGSGVMTSDDGSGFCLDANPGQSSSCGSRAQDADGIPIYLSAIKEWMIEFGSSMVFISIRTDMAWYRLGKPSEQYARWYEPVLRTARLAVSIITLLKEQSRVARLSFADVIKRLSEFKKDHWAYVSSDPAAVERYVVVHGQIILQLFAEFPDEKIKRCAFVIGLTKKMEERHHTKWLLKKKKVLQKIESNLNPRAAMAPVQSKRKVMQATTTRLINRIWGEYYSNYSPDDLQEEITCDLKDEEDVEEQEENEEDDCEENKILFSEGTQKPLTVSRTTKLCSMNKEISWDGKSVGKTSTGEMCYKKAIVHGDAIAVGGAVLMEENESLDLPIIYFVEFMFQASDGSKMFHGRILQQGSQTVLGNAANERELFLTNECMTLGLENVKQTVVVDVRLVPWGHQHRKDNANADKIDRARAEERKRKGLPLEYYCKSLYYPDKGAFVSLPYETMGLGSGFCHSCKIREAQEDKETFKLNSRQTGFVYRGTEYSVHDYIYVSPHNFAVESLEHLTFKSGRNVGLKPYVVCQVLEIIVTSEAKRLEDKSTKVKVRRFFRPEDISVEKAYCSDIQEVYFSEETHVMAIENIEGKCEVRKKYDVLACVAPAISQHIFFCEYMYDPSKGSLKQLPAHIKLRYSTGDVDGVAASRKKKGKCKEGEDLEYEKQREASWENRLATLDIFAGCGGLSEGLHQSGASLTKWAIEYEEPAGDAFKLNHPESVMFINNCNVILRAVMEKCGDADDCISTSEAAELAAALSEKEINDLPLPGQVDFINGGPPCQGFSGMNRFNQSTWSKVQCEMILAFLSFADYFRPKYFLLENVRNFVSFNKGQTFRLTLSSLLEMGYQVRFGILEAGAYGVSQSRKRAFIWAASPEETLPEWPEPMHVFAAPELRVTLSGNLQYAAVRSTANGAPFRAITVRDTIGDLPAVGNGAAKINLEYENDPASWFQKKIRGNMAVLTDHISKEMNELNLIRCQKIPKRPGADWHDLPDEKVKLSTGQIVDLIPWCLPNTAKRHNQWKGLFGRLDWDGNFPTSITDPQPMGKVGMCFHPDQDRILTVRECARSQGFPDSYQFAGNIQHKHRQIGNAVPPPLAYALGRKLKEAVDSKRST